The stretch of DNA CCGACACACCGGGCCATGGGTGCCGGCCGCGAGAGGAACCACCGGGGGCGGTGTCGCGAGGCAACGCGGTCACGCCATGCGTTCCCGCTGTGGTGGTGCCGTTGCGTTGCCCACCACGCCCGTCTCCATGGGCTCAGTCCCCGCGCCGGGCCTCTTGTCTCGCGCCGCCCAGTCTCTGTCGTGCCAGTTttggcgccggcgcgccggtgCTGGCCGGGCTGACCGGCGCCGGGGACGGCATGTGCCGCCGCAAACGCAACGCCACCGCGCGTCGTGGCGAATCGACCGGGGGCGTCGCCCGGACCACACAGTCACACACACGATCAGCTCCCCTTTGGGTGGATCGGAGCACCGGATTTTTTTAGTGGCTCCTGCACGGCTGGCTAGTGGCTACACATCCTGGCGTATAAAGGCGGATGCTGTCGTCACGTGCGCGGCTCGGGCTTAAGCTGAAAGCAAGATCCCTCTCGTGCCGTGTTTGGGGCCTCGGCGCTGCTGGCTGTGCTCCACCCATGTCCTGATCACGACGCGCAAACCGTCGCCATCAGCTTCGCCTAGCGCTGCGCAGAAAACGCATTAGCTTGTCGAGCGCTTTACCGAGTGCGACCcttggaggagggagggagggcacgGTGGCTGTGAGGCTGTGACTAGGTGCTTCGTTGCTTTGCTTCCACACGGGCGTGTTTGGATGAATCCGcgattttttttcacaaaaagacgaatgcatgcatggagtactcaacaaagtttatttgcgaaattttttcacggatgagtgtaatttttcgagacgaatctaatgagccaagttccaccatgatggctacagtgatgctacagtaactgctacaacaccatggTTGTGGAGGTGATTTTATAATtgaacttcatttaatacttttaattaGTTGTCAAAGAGCTgaaaaattttcatgaaaactttttcagggccaaccaaacacggccaaggtCACATGGCCGCACAGTTTTACCAAAGGCGCCGTGACCACAGGTCCACGACGCATCTGAAAATGGTATGCCGGCCTCTATGCAGTTTTGTTTTTCTTCACTTGACGGCTGACTGGCCTCGACTCCAACACGGTCCTGGTTTCGTCCGCAAACGTTGAATGAGAACTCTGAATTGCTCCACGTAGGAAAACTGATCCTGAGCATCGGGGAACACAAATGCGTGCTCAGGGCGAGGTGTGCCGGAGCACGTAGGCCCAGAAACACCTTGGCAGGATCTAGGCAAGCACTGCCAGAATACCAGAGCGCCAGACAGCTCTCGCCGCCTCGCGCGCCGGCAGCCCGTCCCGGTCTCGAGAGAGCGCGCGGCATCCGTCGGCGCAAGTTGGGGCGACGCAGCCGGACTCGCGGTCCGCGATCCGCGAACCCTGTGACGGCCGACCTTTTTCCAGGGAGGGAGCGGCGCCTACGCTGGCCGCCAAAAGGGCCGGGGCGTGGCCGGGGATGGGCAACTTGGCGAACCAATCGAACGCGGGGGCCGGTGCAAGTGCAGGGCGGGCGAGATGCACGCACCCGGCCGGGGGCAGCCGCAAAGCCGCCTGGTCCAGCGCTGccggcctgcctgcctgccgcgCCTAGCCTTCACGCATCATCAGCCCGCAACCGGCGCGTTCTTTAATCGCCGGCCGTGGCGTccgagtcgccgccgccgccgtcgctttgCCCGGTGATAAACCCCGGGTCACGTCACCACATTTTTTGTGGAGCGATTAGGCTTAGGCTAGGTCAGTGGCAGCAGCGGGCCCCCTGCAACATGCGATTGGAGtactaagattttttttttcactcccatttctttttttccctttctcGTCGATGGGTGCTGCGCCAGCTCGAAATGGATTGGTGATTGGCCAGTATGGCATCCGACGACGTACTAGGCCATGCCTGAGCCTGACTGAATGAATCCCGTCGTTGGATTTAAAAGCCGGAGGTCGGCGGCGCCTTTTCCTGACGGGAACTGTCACGGTCACGCTTAAAAGATCTTTTTCTTCTGCCATGAGATGGGCAGATAGAGATGCAGATAACGCATCAGCCATGTTGTGATGTTGCGCGCATCAACTTGACCGTTTTTAAGTAGTTCTCCGATCGATTGCAGAGCCCGCGCATCCAGTACTAGCGGACTGTAATGAAGGGTCGAGAAAGACTAAACTGCTCCAAGTTGACAAACTGCAGAGTCCGCAAGGGGGAAGATTGGAAGGGGAAGGGTGACGCACTGACGCGGTCGCTGCCCTTTCCCCAACGCGAATCGTAACGGAAAAACGAACATCAGCTGAATGCCTGAACGCATCTGGACTCATGGGGCATCTGGTGCACCGGCCAACCAATGAGAAGCTGGTTTTCAGTTACGATGACCGGTGCTTCTCGATCGCCGTCTACTGCATGTTCAGTGAGTAGCTAGGTTCAAACATCACATGCGCAAAGATTGGTTCCAAGGTCATCCTTGGGGATCGGATACGGAGTCCGGAAAAATAGAGTTGTTGCAATCTTCACTATTTGCTTTCAAGTTCCACCCAGATAAAAAgaagtactccctccttccacgtttataaggcatagtGGAATATGATAAAGTCTTTCAAACGATACTttaaccatttatttatcatatattatatcacttatgattataaatttataatcattgtaaactatatttgattatgaatccaatcatataaaatttacattataaaaataaaaaattaatagttAAATTATTGGTTAAAGATAGAAAGGTTTGAATTTTGATATCCGTGTATGTCTTATaaacgaggaaggagggagtacattCTGAAGAAAGATCTTATCTTATAGGGAAGAGTTACCAGGGAATAGGGTCTGACTTATTAGTAGCACCTTCAGTCTTATATATACATCGATTGAGTTCAAGTTGAACCGTTCTGTTTCCAACACCGCTCATGTTGAACTAGTGTACCGTAATTAAATACTAACCCATTCTAAAATACACTCATCATGTTTCGAATTATAGTTGACTCTAGTATACTAAATCAAGAAATTTAATCTTTGACCGGCTTCATAGGAAATTTAATAGCGTCTACAAACCAAATAAATGTAAAATCTGGATATATTTCATAGTGGATTCAATAAAACTTATTTCATATTGTAGATATAAAGATTTTTCTATAAACCTAGTCAAAAGTAGAGAAGATCGACTTGGGATAAATAAAGTTAGAGTGCACTGAAATTTGGAATGGAGAAAGGATGTCATTTTAGTCCGGTCCTAACTCAAACTTCTTCAACTTTCACTAAATTTGTGAAAAAGATATGTTAACGTGTACAACATTACCAAATAAAGTAATGCACTAACTAAATTTCATGTTAGATATAACAAAACTGATTTGATATTGTAGATGTTGGTGCATTTTTCTAGAAACTCGATCAAACTTAGAGATGTTTGACTGATTGACACAATAATCAAATAAAATGACTTGCAATTTTGAATACAAGGAGTACAGAAGTATGGAACATAGCCTGATTAGGACACCAGCTTAAATAACACAACTATACCAGCTTACTCGAGAAATTTGTCTTGTTGTGCCATTGTGGGGAAAAATCACATTGAAAAGAACACATCCAGGATCCAACGCAGGCCGCACTCAAAGCAAGCTTACAACGATGGGTTTCCGCATGCAATCAGCTTTATTACTTGGTGACAAAAATATTACGGTCGATTTACTCATTGGTTCACCTCAAAACAGGTCACTAAGAAAAAGCAAAGTACAGCTGGCGTCCTAGTCACTTTTGCGGCACGACCGGTGAACGTTGGTCTTTCCATTTCCAGCAGCGACACGCCCTGGTGGGTTTATCGTGTAAAGTACCATGTAAAATTAGGAGACAGGCAAATCCTTTCCTGACAATGTGCTGAGACAGCTTTAGACAAACAAGTGTTCTTTCAGTCATCAACTCTGAAAGACTGCTTCACCCAACAAAAGCATTCCCCTGTTTTTATTTCCATCTGGCTCGACCTAGACAGCTAGACTATCAATCTCGTATTCTCGTAGCGTGCACGCACTGTACGGCCACTGTGCTCCATGAGAGACTTTGTCTCGGCATTGCAAGCTCGTGTGGGTGCAATGGTGGCCACGAAAAAGATCCTCTAGGGCAGCAACACGTTCGTGCATCTGCTCGGCTCACTCCTAAACGTCAAGAGTGTATGTGTGGCGCAGAAGAGAACAGCAGCGTCGACGCTGTTCCAGATATACTAGCAAATCAACTTGCTCAAATCAATTTGCATGCACAGGATGTGCTGCCATGCCACTGCCAGAGCGAGCGCGCTGGTCCCGCCCCGCGGCCGTCCTCTTCTGGCACGAGCTCGCCCGCCCATAGTCTCCGATCCGCCTCCTCTCGTCACATGAAAAACCCGTTGCGAGTCCGGACCCGTCCGGGGCACGCATCGATCTCGCGTGAGGCAGTTGCGATTCCAACAGAGATCATGTGTGTCCAAACGTGCGAACGCAATGGCAGGGCCGTGGGGCGAGGAAAGGGACGCGTGCGTGTGCGTGCGCAACacacggacggacggacgggcGTCTCAGGGAGGGAATTGCACGGAGACAGCAACCGGCGGCAGGCAGGGCAGCCCGGTGAGGGTGTGGCGACGAACGAAGGGCGCCGACGATGATGCTCGGGCCGGTCGCGGGGGAACCGGATCCTGGGGGGCTTTCCGCCAAGAGTACGCAGGTAAAAGAGGGCCGCTGCGTCGCAAGCTCAAAGCTCGGAATTGGATGCCGCCCCGCCCTGCGGCAGCCACCAGGGTGAAGAGGTTTTGAGGTGAAAGCACGGCGCTGCGACGCTAGCCGGGCGCCGTGCTTGAAGCCAAGAACGCAACGTCGCTGCCAGAATCTTGTCTCGGATTTGGACGTCAGTCAGTGCCAGCGGCGGATCTATAAAAAATATTAGGAGGAGCTTAtttacttcttcttcttctacatATAGCTATTCTTTTCAAGCTTCAATGGCTTCAAATTCATAGAAGGAGCTCCATGCATCTAGCACGGGTAGGAGGGGCTCTAGCCCCAGCTGACCTTGTgctagatccgcccctggtCAGTGCCCTCCACCCCTCATGTCCCTCCCAGGTGAGGTCATCAGAAGGTTGATAAcaagttgactgttttaccttTTCTAAAGATCAGCTTCAGCATTCAGCAACGAACTAATGCCACCAATTACCACTTGAGGTGTGATGTGATCTACAGTCTAAGGCAAAAAATTGTCATGTTATTACctgttttactttttttttatctcaacttCAACACGAATTTAAGCCGCCAATTATCACTTGTGGTGTGATGTATCTACATTGTACAGTGTATTTGACAAAAATGCTACGGAGTAGCACGCATAGGGATGGTAATGGATTATAGTCTAACTTGATCCAACTTGATCTTTATGTAATTTTAGCTTAAAATATATAAGATAAGATCTCGATTCTTTTTAAGCCCGATCTTTAGATTATCTATGCTAAAATTTAAGCACTTTACCACCCCTAAGCACGTAAAATTTAAgctctttaccacccctaagcGTTTAACGTATTTTCTTGGTTCTTTAGAAGAAAAAAGTAAAGTGTGGAACAAGAAAAAGCAAAGCCCATGTTTTAATTTTGTTCATGGGCTTTGCATTATAAATTCTGGCCCAGGTACAAACAGCAATGTTCTGACGACCCAGGTCTAAACAAGACCTTTCGCTTTTTTCAGATGAACATTACCTAGAATGATACTAATAATGTTGCTGTAATTTTACAGTCATGTTGGTCACCAGAACAGCAATATTCTGTCCCAGTCAAAATGGGAGTTTCACAATTATTGACTCCAAAATAGTACAAGAGTTTCATTGCTTCCATCATTTCCCAGCTATTAGCTATGATCAAATGAATTTCCAGTTACTGGAACAGCTTGCACTTTCTGTTGACGATTTCCATGTCTAACCACCAATTCAAAATTTTGACGACTAACACAAAAAATTTCAGTATAGCACTGAAGTAGGATACTGATCAAACATGAGCTGGCTGGAGGTAACTTCGCTCATAGAGGCCCATCACCTGATCAGCCACTGCCCACATTATAGCCTGTCCAGGTGGAATCCTCATAAGCCGGGGGAGCAAGCCTTTCCACAGCGCTCGCAGTCCCTCTTCGGTGTATATTGTCCGTATCGCATGGACCATGCCTGTGTACTTCATGTCACCAGTTCTCCCTTGAGCCATTAACCTAGTCTTCACAACATCGAAGGGTCCAGTGCAGACAGGCCCTGCGGTTCCTGCAAGGAACCCTGAGATCATGGACTGCCATGGAAGGAGGACCTTACCATCTCCCTCATGCTTCTTCCATAGAACAATGTCAAATGTGTTCTTGGCTGAGAACATTGCAGCTTGGTTTGTGCCATTGCGCATAACAGTTGGTAATGCTCCAGACCACAGACCAAGTAGGCCTTCTTCCCGAACTATAGTCCTTGCACAATGTATGGGACCTTTATATCTAAGCAAGTCCGGGCTCAGTCCTTTTTGTTGTTGCAATCTAATCTTTACCACCTGCATCAATGGTTAAGAAACATTACAAGTTACAAAAATTCTCTCAAGATAATTCAAGCTTGCAAGGAGCAGAATGTCACAACCAAAAATGAAAATTAACTGCCTCACACAGGTACAACAAAGAATAAGCAATCAAAGTTTATGCAAACTGTACTTGTTCTAGATCCTGACCTTACCTCAAAGAATATGGAAATACAAACCATGATTGGTTGCCTTTAGTGATTCAGTTTCCAGATGGCACTGGTGTAATGTTTTAAAGAACATCATATTTCCAGTCAACAATATGCAAACCAATTTTagtacaaaataaataaaatttggtTTTGCAGCAATCCCTACTTATCAGGTACTTAACCTTCCACATAGAAATGAAGTATCGGTGTATCACTGTGCCTGAATACCTACTCTCTGAAGAGGGACAAACCGGACAATATTTCCATCTGTTTGGGCCAAAAGACCCAAAACTCTGAATACTAAACAGCAGAAACCACCAAACCATTCATAATGGCACGATGCAGTTGTGAAGTTCTTTTTGACCAAATTAAACTATGGTTCCATTCTTTGAGAATTCACAAAAGCTATAAACGGGGCACGTCCATCCATATTTTTCATAAAAACTGACGTCTAATACTATCATATTGCTCCCCTCCATACCTGGtctttatttttcttatatGGTTGCCTGTCTTTATCATGTTAAAGACTAGCATGTTTGCATGTGCTAATTTAACAATTCTAGTGTTTCCATCGAACACAAAAACAGCATGATTTTACTAAGAAAACAAATTACTTTATTTCAAGTCATAGAAAAATGAGTATCAAGTTAACATTAAGAAAGAAGCAGGTGATTTACAGCAACTTCTTGGTCAAACGTGTTTGACTGCATCACGGTTTTAACATATTCCCCAGCTGCTCAATCACTCTTCTTGGTCATGGTACTAGCAAACTACAATTTGGCTGCAAAGCGCATAGCTGTCCTTTCTTTAATTCCCCATCCCAAGCTGGCAAAGATGCGTGCCTCACCATTCTCACTCAAGATTAAACAACTTTAAGCGTTCTTTTTCTATACGGTATTGATGCCGCTTTTTATATCGGTAACCACCACGTAACCTCTCGGAAGTTGTTTGTATTCCACAAGAAGTATGTAGACTTGTAGAGTACAATCGATTTTTGTCTATGCGGTAAACGGTTCATGTGCGATCCGTTGCATGCGCAACGCAGCCAAGGTAAGAAAGTTGAAGAACGATTCAGGATTCAGGAACAGAGAGAGATGCGCAATCTTGCCTCAAAGGGGGTGACGATGAGGAGCGCCTCGATGACGCCGGCGCCGAACCCGGACGCGAGGCGCCCGTGCGCGGAGACCTTGCCGGTGGCGGGGTCCTTGAAGGCGGACTGCAGCACAGCGTTGGAGCCGAGGCGCAGCGCGTACTTGAGCGTGAGGTGGGTGGCGAAGGGCGTGAGCCCCTTCCAGAGCGCGCGCACGCCCTCGgcgcgggcgacggtggcgccgCAGTGCGCGATGCCCCGGTAGGCCCCCGAGCGGTCGAGCTGCAGCCGCGTCTTGACGACGTCGATCGGCTGCAGGCAGCACGCCTCCATGACGCCGCCCagggagcccgccgccgccttcacgtACGGCGGGAccggcggccggcctcccccgcGGGGCTCCTCGGCCGGGGACGCcgccccgggcggcggcggcgatggaggcgaggaggaggaggaggaggccattcgggaagcggcggcggccttacCGGGCGGGGCGGACACGCGGGTCGGGCTCCCTCACTCTCACCGCAAGCAAGGAAGCGGATCCGAAAAGCAACGGCGGAGCGCTGGCTATCTATAGGAATCGGCATCAGGTGCGCCGGGCGTCATCCTGCGATGGCGCGACTGAGGGGCCCGCCCGGCAGTGGAAGCACGCTGAACGTGGCGGAGGGAGGCCGGGACCATTCTCCGGGCCCACTTGCAAGTGGTACAGATCTGGCGACCCTCTGCCATGCCTTGCGACCAGCGccggcgcgccacgccgccaccaACCCCCGCCGAGAATGTGTCGCTTGTTTGGTTCAtggactttttttttctaagtCCTTgaaactttttagtatttagaattattaaataaaagttaattataaaactaactgcagaactctggggctaaattgcgagacgaatctaatgaggtatattaatctacgtttagcggatggtactgtagcatcactgtagcaaattatgaattaattaggctcattagattcgtctcgcgaattagcactcagctgtcaaaaaacatttataaacaaattttatttaatactataaaatagtaagatttcttttgatgtgatagggacttctgaaaaaagtttggaaccaaacaaggccttacCGGGACTTCGGCTGTATCATGTTATCAACTTTAATTATATCTAAATATGtgcataaattttttaattaaaaatagAATGTATAGAGCACACGAGCATATATCATGGTGCAAAGTTTGAAGATAAACAAAATTTGTGCAAgaacaaacaaaaaaagaaatctGCACTTGAATAATTGTGGGTTTGTTCATGGATGATTTGCAACCCGTGCATGTttttttgtacaaatttttgtTCAATCTCAAACTTTGCATGATGATAGATACTTGTGTGCTATATTCATTCATATTTTGGATAATTTTATATGCATAAATttaattgtaattaaagttgATAACACGATAATACCGGATACATTCTCAACTGCCGCATCGGTCGGAGTTGGACCTGGTACCCTCATGATACCAGATCCACACGTTCGTAACGTGGTAGTACCTTATAGGATcctcgtccagcgctaccaccACCGGCGCCCACCGCCCTACCACCACGTTGGTAGGCTGGCCGAGACCCTATTTACCTCCTATATTTATCTAAACAATATCAGATATCACGCTGGTGCCTTGATCGACTTGTATTTGGTATTAGATACTAACTAGCGTGatggcccgcgctaatagcgcggCTAGATTCCAGATAAACTTTTatcattataattttttattctaaCTAATATGAAAACCATAATATTGTtactctaaattttttttgttactcTAAAGTTTTTTAGACAGATTAATGATGGAGAGTAAAAGTCTATATTACCCTTCTTTAATTACCATGTACTAATTTAGAAAATAGTTATAATTTTTCTATTTAGCTTGTATGAAGATCTGCATTTCATAATTAACTTGCATGCAAGGAGGGGCATTTTTGACCTAGCATACCAAAAAACTCACTTGGGAACTTAAAAGTATATATTATGAGGTAAAATTTGAATGCTAGAAGTAGCTATATTTTGGAATGAAGGTAGTAGTAAGTCAAACGTATTGTATAGGACTGCCACTGTAATTGTAAGCTTCATGATCCAAGTCCGGCTCATGGCGTACTATGATGGTCATTgattttgtaataaatttaatcAAATATTTGCTAATATATTTAATCCAACATTGTCTATTGAGCTTAATCACATATGAGCTCGAAATCATTAAAGTGCAGTTGCTATGACCCTATTGGTCATGGCATCGGACTGCTCAAACTCCAAAACAAATGGAATCCGATTCCTTTGGAGCCCTTTTCACTGCTCTTCAGTTGTcaatgcaattatttttcatttaTCTTTTATTAAACAAAGAACATTGTATTCCTTTGTttatcctcctcctcctatgATCTAGTCTATGGATTGATTACCATTAGTAGCATCTTAGTTCattgtttttctttatttttggcTCTGTATATTCTGGTAATGCAGCAGATGCCTAGAACGTGTGGTTCAAGGTGTCTACATCAACTTGACGTAAAAATCTTGAATTTAACATTTTTTTGCTATAGGAAAAAATGATATTACTTTATTCACCAACCATGTATTATTGGCCCTCTCTTTCTCCTTCAATCTCTCTCTATTCCTCAACTTCATGAGCCAACACTACTATTCCGCAATCTAATGTCCACCAAAGCTTATGTTGTTCTAAACCACCTCAAATCAGTCTCCAATGTTCCTATGGGTGCTTTTTGCATGTGACCTTAGTACCAACAAAATGAGAACAAAGAAAATTTATCTCAATGTAACTTCTTTTTACAATCATACGCTGAAGTGTGTGCAGCAAGCACTACATGCACATTATGCATGTCGTTCAAATTTGATCAGTCGATTAAGGTTTGTTACTACCATTTAGCTAGTGAAAGCATATACAAAGTGCCTCTGTAGGTTCTTATAGTCTAGATGTTGAATGCCATGTGCTTACAATGAAGCCGGTAACAGTATCAAATTACATAGCAAGTTAGCAACCCGTATATGACCTTGTCAGTATTGTACAggagatatatagaaccgaaCTCAAGGACAATCACCTCCGTTGATCTCTATCTTATTAGCCTACAACTTATTGAACATAAAGATGTGAACTATATATTGTTGTGCCAAAGTTTATGCTTTTGCAAGAAAAGCTGCATAGATTCACTATTTTTTTACTGTTGCACTCCTGCCTGTATCTTTGCCTTCTCTTTCATGGAAGATCATGCCTGGTTGGTACACCAAAACAGATCATATACGCACAACCTCTGATCTACTATTTAATAGTTGGCAATATTGACAGAGAAATATAGAGGTTGTTTTCGTGCGTGCGTATAGTTGGCCCGTTCATCTTGTTCCACCTAAACGCGATCTTAATTTCACTTGAAACTTTGAACCATGTGCAATATCAAAAATAGAAAGTCTAAAACCATCATCATCAGGGGGTGATTTGCATGAAACATTGTTGTTGATCAACGCCGTATGCATGTGTTCGTTTGTGTCCGGAACAGCCTTGAACCCAGCTTGTGCTAGAGCGCCGCTTGCACTGCGTAAGATGATCAGTACTGTAGTGTCGACGTGAAGACCCAATCTGAGCTAGCAAGATTCATGAAGCACACTCGAGTAGTAATGCTCAGTCTTTGCTTTTGAAGACCCATGTGTTGTGCGGCAGGGAGTCTTTCGATGACTCGACTATGGTATATGGCTGAGATTTTGATCGGATTACCACGATTGCTTCTCTCGACCTCCCTGTCATGGTTCGGTGCCAAATCAGATTGTTTGTAGAGAAAtatcttctatttttttagcttattttttaattatgaaTTTAAGCGTATTATTTTTCGTATTCGGCATGGACTCTTCAGGTTGatatagaccgttagatcttcataaaatccaacggtgtaaatccttctcattttttagattaacgtgagaatttctagcctctatcggcgaacgtggtggcttcttttaacactactTTATTAAGTGATTTGCATGAAACATTGTTGTTGATCAACGCCGTATGCATGTGTTCGTTTGTGTCCGGAACAACCTTGAACCCAGCTTGTGCTAGAGCGCCGCTTGCACTGCGTAAGATGATCAATACTGTAGTGTCGACGTGAAGACCCAATCTGAGCTAGCAAGATTCATGAAGCACACTCGAGTAGTAATGCTCAGTCTTTGTTTTTGAAGACCCATGTGTTGTGCGGCAGGGAGTCTTTCGATGATTCGACTATGGTATATGGTTGAGATTTTGATCGGATTACCACGATTGCTTCTCTCGACCTCCCTGTCATGGTTCGGTGCCAAATCAGATTGTTTGTAGAGAAAtatcttctatttttttaacttattttttaattatgaaTTTAAGCATATTATTTTTCGTATTCGGCATGGACTCTTCAGGT from Panicum virgatum strain AP13 chromosome 9K, P.virgatum_v5, whole genome shotgun sequence encodes:
- the LOC120652717 gene encoding mitochondrial succinate-fumarate transporter 1-like; the protein is MASSSSSSPPSPPPPGAASPAEEPRGGGRPPVPPYVKAAAGSLGGVMEACCLQPIDVVKTRLQLDRSGAYRGIAHCGATVARAEGVRALWKGLTPFATHLTLKYALRLGSNAVLQSAFKDPATGKVSAHGRLASGFGAGVIEALLIVTPFEVVKIRLQQQKGLSPDLLRYKGPIHCARTIVREEGLLGLWSGALPTVMRNGTNQAAMFSAKNTFDIVLWKKHEGDGKVLLPWQSMISGFLAGTAGPVCTGPFDVVKTRLMAQGRTGDMKYTGMVHAIRTIYTEEGLRALWKGLLPRLMRIPPGQAIMWAVADQVMGLYERSYLQPAHV